In Funiculus sociatus GB2-C1, one DNA window encodes the following:
- a CDS encoding esterase-like activity of phytase family protein, protein MQKITRFLKPLRKISLGLVGGFTTAIIAAHPSGAVTITGVDFLGQSTFPTQTFFQETQLGGLSGITYDPTKNVYYSISDDRSQFNPARFYTLQIDISDGVLKQGEVTPLEVTSLLNQNNQPFPALSLDPEGIALTSNGTVFISSEGDANQLINPFVNEFSLSGQQLKALPVPEKFFPTADKSSGIRNNLAFESLTLTPNQKYLFTATENALFQDGAAADINISSPSRILKYDLSAGKPVAEFLYVTESVAAAPIPATDFKTNGLVDLLAVDDNTFLSLERSFSVGVGNTIKLFEVSLEKATDISNINSLSQIDIKTIKTAKKELLLDFSELKLTLDNIEGLTFGPDLADGRKSLIVVSDNNFSDTQFTQILAFGVKTTSPRAVPEPSAIASFAFLALVGLQLKRRVHSS, encoded by the coding sequence ATGCAGAAAATTACCAGATTTTTGAAGCCATTAAGAAAAATTTCTCTAGGTTTAGTCGGTGGATTCACCACTGCCATAATCGCAGCGCATCCCTCTGGGGCAGTTACGATTACAGGAGTAGATTTTTTAGGACAATCGACCTTTCCCACTCAAACCTTTTTTCAGGAAACACAACTGGGAGGGTTATCGGGAATTACCTATGATCCGACTAAAAATGTTTATTACAGTATTTCCGATGACCGCAGTCAGTTTAATCCGGCTAGGTTCTACACGCTCCAGATCGATATCAGTGACGGGGTTTTGAAACAGGGGGAAGTAACTCCTTTAGAAGTTACTTCCCTGTTAAATCAAAATAATCAGCCTTTTCCTGCTTTAAGTCTCGATCCAGAAGGTATAGCCCTTACTAGCAATGGAACTGTGTTTATTTCTTCTGAAGGAGATGCCAATCAATTAATCAATCCTTTCGTTAACGAGTTTTCCTTATCTGGACAGCAATTAAAGGCTTTACCTGTTCCTGAAAAGTTCTTTCCCACCGCCGATAAAAGTAGTGGTATTCGCAACAATTTAGCTTTTGAAAGCCTGACGCTGACACCAAATCAAAAATACTTGTTTACAGCTACAGAGAATGCTCTGTTTCAGGATGGTGCCGCCGCTGACATTAATATTAGCAGCCCTTCCCGGATTTTAAAGTACGACCTGAGCGCAGGAAAGCCAGTAGCAGAATTTTTATATGTAACCGAGTCCGTGGCAGCAGCACCGATTCCGGCTACAGATTTTAAAACTAATGGATTAGTTGATTTACTAGCTGTTGATGATAATACATTCCTCAGTTTAGAACGGTCTTTCTCGGTAGGAGTGGGAAATACTATTAAGCTGTTTGAGGTATCTTTAGAAAAAGCTACTGACATCAGCAACATTAACAGCCTCAGCCAGATTGACATTAAGACTATCAAAACTGCAAAGAAAGAGCTGTTGCTTGATTTCTCGGAATTAAAATTGACTTTAGATAATATTGAAGGTCTGACCTTTGGCCCAGATTTGGCAGATGGGCGAAAGTCGTTGATTGTGGTCAGCGACAACAACTTTAGCGATACTCAGTTCACTCAGATCCTAGCTTTTGGTGTCAAGACCACATCACCTCGTGCAGTTCCGGAACCGAGCGCGATCGCATCTTTTGCTTTTCTCGCACTTGTAGGACTCCAACTCAAGCGCCGCGTCCACAGCTCGTAA
- a CDS encoding secondary thiamine-phosphate synthase enzyme YjbQ, with protein sequence MKQYQQLLKFQTPGKSLHKITPKIQAIVADSGVQTGLCTLFLLHTSASLVIQENADPDVLKDLENFLSKLVPENSHYFHSTEGPDDMPAHIRTALTHTSENIPIARGKLLLGTWQGIYIWEHRQRSQYRELVVHINGD encoded by the coding sequence ATGAAGCAATACCAACAACTGCTTAAATTTCAAACCCCCGGCAAATCTTTGCACAAAATAACGCCCAAAATTCAAGCTATTGTCGCCGATTCGGGCGTACAAACTGGACTTTGCACCCTATTTTTACTTCATACCTCAGCTAGTCTAGTCATTCAAGAAAATGCCGATCCAGATGTTCTCAAAGATTTAGAAAATTTCCTCTCCAAACTCGTCCCGGAAAACAGCCACTACTTCCACAGCACTGAAGGGCCAGACGATATGCCAGCTCATATCCGCACGGCGCTGACTCATACTTCTGAAAACATCCCCATTGCCAGAGGAAAATTACTGCTAGGAACGTGGCAGGGAATTTATATTTGGGAACATCGACAGCGCAGCCAATATAGAGAGTTGGTTGTTCATATAAACGGTGACTAA
- a CDS encoding DUF5895 domain-containing protein yields the protein MNASANFDFDDDKFNAPPSQVLPWCQMINPRYSKSGIQPHGLAIKLDNANAVGFTPDANWQQVQHEFSTGVETLLITTTPRIVIVRRGPLSVKDRESGAKLGTLKDNYDAFLADKLKFKTFTRHLIFLVGENKNFLHQSPLQLTLNGVAGASFSKSYCDIKQGQVVGGFIGELEKAYAEYRKQPLTPKGALFHAHGVFCPLIEMEERGSGSNTALVASTVDYEHPTAKTLTDYLIASSSEESAIICKTFEEYEEFGKEKPKAETSKMEMAGVASSFVYHDDEFEYGEPPY from the coding sequence ATGAACGCATCTGCGAATTTCGACTTCGACGACGACAAGTTCAACGCCCCCCCTTCTCAAGTGCTGCCTTGGTGCCAGATGATCAATCCTCGGTACAGCAAAAGTGGGATTCAACCTCACGGATTGGCAATTAAGCTGGATAATGCTAACGCCGTGGGCTTTACTCCAGATGCAAATTGGCAGCAAGTACAGCATGAATTTAGTACCGGAGTCGAAACGCTATTAATCACGACCACCCCACGCATAGTTATAGTACGACGGGGGCCATTATCTGTTAAAGATCGGGAAAGTGGAGCAAAACTAGGTACTCTAAAAGATAACTACGACGCTTTCTTGGCAGATAAGCTAAAGTTTAAGACCTTCACTCGTCACCTGATTTTTTTAGTGGGTGAAAACAAAAATTTCCTCCATCAATCGCCACTACAATTAACATTGAATGGTGTTGCTGGTGCTAGCTTCAGCAAATCTTACTGTGACATTAAGCAAGGTCAAGTAGTAGGCGGATTTATTGGGGAATTGGAAAAGGCTTATGCTGAGTACCGCAAACAACCTCTAACACCGAAAGGGGCGCTATTTCACGCTCACGGCGTTTTTTGTCCCTTGATTGAGATGGAAGAAAGGGGTAGTGGTTCAAATACGGCTTTGGTAGCTAGTACGGTAGATTATGAGCATCCCACAGCGAAAACTTTAACTGATTATCTGATTGCTTCTAGTTCTGAGGAGTCGGCGATTATTTGTAAGACTTTTGAAGAGTACGAAGAGTTCGGGAAGGAAAAGCCGAAAGCGGAAACTTCCAAGATGGAAATGGCGGGTGTTGCCAGTTCTTTTGTTTACCACGATGATGAATTTGAGTATGGTGAACCACCCTACTAA
- the mltA gene encoding murein transglycosylase A, translating to MRKTFALLSLSFGMAMGSVSLPVLANVPSLPLRPINANLLNLTCCRSDALGLDDQLWGRNGKAGDKKALIASLDNSLRYLQTNDAAVAYQKYPVPGITLSRVRRSLVRFRQLVINSRNPAELQAAVKREFVLYQSVGKDDKGNVQYTAYYEPTYTASRQQTAEYRYPIYGMPSNFQSWPKPHPTRAELEGEDGLLGAKSPLRGLEIAWLSDRLEAFLVQIQGSAQLQMTDGTIMTVGYAGGTDYPYTSVGKELAKDGKLPLSGLTLPVLIKYFQQNPLEMSNYIPRNSRFVFFRETNGAPAMGSIGVPVTAERSIATDKSLMPPGALALIHTRVPYFNSQGQIEQRLVSRYVLDQDKGSAILTPGRVDYFIGTGKKAGDRAGVTGGNGQLYYLLLKQ from the coding sequence ATGAGAAAGACATTTGCTTTGCTTTCCCTGAGTTTTGGTATGGCTATGGGAAGCGTCAGTTTGCCTGTCTTGGCTAATGTTCCCTCCCTCCCCCTGCGCCCGATAAACGCAAACTTGCTGAATCTCACCTGTTGTCGGTCAGATGCGCTGGGGTTGGATGACCAACTGTGGGGAAGGAACGGGAAAGCAGGAGACAAAAAGGCGCTCATCGCCTCTCTTGACAACAGTCTGCGCTATCTACAGACAAACGATGCAGCTGTTGCTTACCAGAAGTATCCGGTTCCGGGAATTACGCTTTCTCGTGTCCGCCGCTCATTGGTACGCTTTCGTCAGCTGGTTATCAATTCCCGAAACCCCGCCGAATTGCAAGCTGCTGTGAAGCGCGAGTTCGTCTTATACCAGTCTGTAGGCAAGGACGATAAAGGTAACGTCCAATACACCGCTTACTACGAACCAACCTACACAGCTAGTCGCCAGCAGACGGCAGAGTATCGCTATCCTATTTATGGGATGCCGTCGAACTTCCAGTCTTGGCCCAAACCGCACCCTACACGGGCTGAACTGGAAGGGGAAGATGGTTTGTTAGGGGCGAAAAGCCCACTAAGAGGGCTGGAAATAGCTTGGCTAAGCGATCGCTTAGAAGCATTCTTGGTGCAAATCCAAGGCTCTGCTCAACTCCAGATGACCGATGGCACCATAATGACTGTGGGTTATGCGGGGGGAACTGATTATCCTTATACCAGTGTGGGGAAAGAACTAGCCAAAGATGGCAAACTGCCTCTATCAGGTTTAACCTTACCTGTGCTGATCAAGTATTTCCAGCAAAATCCCCTGGAAATGAGTAACTATATCCCGCGCAATAGTCGCTTTGTCTTCTTCCGGGAAACCAACGGTGCGCCAGCGATGGGAAGCATTGGGGTGCCAGTAACAGCGGAGCGTTCAATAGCTACAGATAAGTCTCTCATGCCACCGGGAGCCTTAGCGCTAATTCATACGCGAGTTCCCTACTTTAATAGTCAAGGTCAGATTGAGCAGCGCCTAGTGAGTCGCTATGTACTTGACCAGGATAAAGGAAGTGCAATTCTAACTCCAGGTCGAGTAGATTATTTTATTGGTACTGGAAAAAAAGCAGGCGATCGCGCTGGTGTTACCGGCGGCAATGGGCAACTATATTACTTACTGCTTAAACAGTAA
- a CDS encoding WecB/TagA/CpsF family glycosyltransferase, producing the protein MIAMKNIYNFKTKMNIRTFISPPSKTNVLGIGVSRTNYKESTDFIIQSAQLNQSCTVAATNVHSITSAYLDPDGYGEQLKRFTLVTPDGQPVRWALNLLRNSDEEVLADRVRGPELMLQICEQAAAKGISIFLYGSKETVLESLQIKLKQKFPELIIAGVISPPFRPLTPEEDAAYTEEIRKSGAGIVFVSLGCPRQEAWTFEHRYQLKCPIIAVGAAFDFHSGNIPEAPAWMQWASLEWLFRLCKEPKRLWKRYLLLNPLYLILLALQLVKLLPIDEELTVESGTIERPEQAIDRRL; encoded by the coding sequence ATGATTGCCATGAAAAATATCTATAATTTCAAGACGAAGATGAACATCCGCACTTTTATTTCACCTCCAAGTAAGACTAATGTATTGGGAATTGGCGTTAGCCGGACTAACTATAAAGAAAGCACAGATTTTATTATTCAAAGCGCCCAATTAAATCAATCTTGTACAGTAGCAGCCACTAATGTCCATAGCATTACCTCCGCTTATCTAGATCCCGATGGTTATGGGGAACAGCTGAAGCGTTTTACCCTTGTTACTCCTGATGGTCAACCTGTGCGCTGGGCGCTAAATCTTCTTCGTAATAGTGACGAAGAGGTACTCGCAGACAGAGTTCGAGGGCCAGAGCTGATGTTGCAAATTTGCGAACAAGCTGCTGCTAAAGGAATCAGTATTTTTCTATATGGCTCCAAAGAAACAGTTTTGGAGAGTCTGCAAATTAAGCTTAAACAAAAATTTCCTGAATTAATAATTGCTGGTGTTATTTCCCCTCCTTTCCGTCCTTTGACACCAGAAGAAGATGCCGCATACACCGAAGAAATCCGCAAATCTGGGGCAGGAATTGTTTTTGTTTCCTTGGGTTGTCCTCGCCAGGAAGCATGGACTTTTGAGCATCGCTATCAGCTAAAGTGTCCCATAATTGCTGTGGGTGCTGCTTTTGATTTTCATTCAGGCAACATTCCAGAAGCTCCAGCTTGGATGCAATGGGCTAGTTTAGAATGGCTGTTCCGTCTTTGTAAGGAACCAAAACGCCTCTGGAAACGCTATTTATTGCTCAATCCTCTCTATCTGATTCTCCTGGCTTTACAGCTTGTAAAATTACTACCTATTGACGAGGAATTAACTGTAGAAAGTGGCACTATTGAACGCCCGGAGCAAGCGATAGATCGCCGACTTTAA
- a CDS encoding Mo-dependent nitrogenase C-terminal domain-containing protein: MNVSEYTVRNISLASWVSIPQQEVTVNAAPKAKATAKKPFEPLKPLRQWMDNLQVRDAKLAHRLCKMIPAQCPFERDVKLFSKVLFHIPPMCKLNPLYDEVVGLRFRALCYLADECGEDIAAYC, from the coding sequence ATGAATGTATCTGAGTATACAGTAAGAAATATTAGTCTGGCAAGCTGGGTTTCGATTCCGCAACAAGAAGTTACCGTCAACGCAGCCCCCAAAGCGAAAGCAACTGCCAAGAAGCCTTTTGAACCCCTCAAACCATTACGCCAGTGGATGGATAACTTACAAGTGCGCGACGCAAAGCTTGCTCATCGCCTCTGCAAAATGATTCCCGCCCAGTGTCCGTTTGAGCGCGATGTCAAATTATTCAGTAAAGTTCTGTTCCACATTCCACCCATGTGTAAGCTAAACCCGCTTTATGATGAAGTAGTGGGTCTGCGTTTCCGGGCGCTGTGCTATCTGGCAGATGAGTGTGGAGAAGATATCGCCGCATACTGCTAA
- the gltX gene encoding glutamate--tRNA ligase: MTVRVRIAPSPTGNLHIGTARTAVFNWLFARHHGGKFILRIEDTDEMRSRPEYTQNILDGLSWLGLNWDEGPLFQSKRLDLYRQAIQTLLDKGFAYRCYTSEGELEEMREAQKARKEAPRYDNRHRNLTPEQQTAYEAEGRRPVIRFKIDDDREIAWNDLVRGRVSWKASDLGGDMVIARASDNPIGQPLYNLAVVVDDIDMQITHVIRGEDHIANTAKQILLYEALGTTVPEFAHTPLILNQTGQKLSKRDGVTSIFDFKKMGYTAPALVNYMTLLGWTAPDSTKEIFTLEEAAKEFSFERVNKAGAKFDWDKLNWLNSQYLHKMPVDELLEQLIPYWQEAGYEFDPVSDRPWLEKLTSLLGASLVRLQDAVEMSRIFFSQTVAYSEEALTQLQQEGSDTAFSGILNALENHQSLSVEVAQDIIKQVTKEKNLKKGLVMRSLRAALTGELHGPDLMESWAILNQRGLDKLRLNQALEK; the protein is encoded by the coding sequence GTGACCGTTAGAGTTCGGATTGCACCAAGTCCTACTGGAAATTTACACATTGGTACGGCGAGAACGGCTGTATTTAACTGGCTGTTTGCTCGACATCATGGTGGCAAATTCATTCTGCGAATCGAAGACACAGATGAAATGCGATCGCGCCCCGAATATACTCAGAACATCCTTGATGGTTTGAGCTGGCTGGGGCTCAATTGGGATGAAGGGCCACTATTTCAATCAAAGCGCCTCGATCTCTATCGGCAAGCCATTCAAACCTTGCTAGATAAAGGCTTTGCCTATCGCTGTTATACCAGCGAAGGCGAACTGGAGGAAATGAGGGAAGCTCAGAAAGCAAGAAAAGAAGCTCCCCGCTACGACAACCGCCACCGCAACCTGACACCAGAGCAGCAAACTGCCTATGAAGCAGAAGGTCGCCGCCCGGTGATTCGCTTCAAAATAGATGATGACAGAGAAATTGCCTGGAATGACCTGGTGCGGGGAAGAGTGAGCTGGAAAGCCAGCGATCTTGGCGGCGACATGGTGATTGCGCGTGCGTCAGATAATCCTATTGGTCAGCCGCTTTACAATTTGGCAGTAGTGGTGGATGACATTGATATGCAAATCACCCATGTCATCCGAGGCGAAGATCATATCGCCAATACAGCCAAACAGATTTTGCTATATGAAGCGCTGGGAACGACTGTACCGGAATTTGCCCACACGCCTTTGATTTTGAATCAAACCGGTCAAAAATTGTCTAAACGAGATGGAGTGACTTCCATTTTCGACTTCAAAAAGATGGGCTACACGGCTCCCGCTTTAGTCAATTACATGACGTTGCTGGGATGGACAGCGCCAGACTCGACTAAGGAAATCTTTACCCTGGAAGAAGCGGCTAAAGAGTTTAGCTTTGAGCGCGTCAACAAGGCTGGGGCGAAGTTTGACTGGGATAAGCTGAATTGGCTCAACAGTCAGTATCTGCACAAAATGCCAGTGGATGAGCTGTTAGAGCAGTTGATTCCCTATTGGCAAGAAGCGGGGTATGAATTCGATCCGGTAAGCGATCGCCCTTGGCTAGAAAAGCTGACTTCCCTGTTGGGAGCAAGTTTGGTTCGGTTGCAAGATGCAGTCGAGATGAGTCGAATTTTCTTTAGCCAAACCGTAGCTTACAGCGAAGAAGCACTAACCCAATTACAGCAAGAAGGCAGTGATACCGCTTTTTCTGGGATTCTGAATGCCTTAGAAAATCATCAATCTCTAAGCGTAGAGGTAGCTCAAGACATCATCAAACAGGTGACAAAAGAGAAAAACCTGAAGAAAGGGTTAGTGATGCGAAGTCTCAGAGCCGCCCTTACCGGAGAACTTCACGGCCCCGACCTGATGGAATCTTGGGCGATATTGAATCAACGGGGACTGGATAAGTTGCGCTTAAACCAAGCGCTGGAAAAGTAA
- a CDS encoding aminotransferase class V-fold PLP-dependent enzyme: protein MSNLQKTKDSLESHRQQFPALANKAYFNYGGQGPMPQAALDAIYQSYEYVQRSGPFSTEVNAWVIKEANETRSAIAKSLNVPPETITLTEDVTVGCNIALWGIDWQTGDRLLISDCEHPGIIATVQELQRRFGIEVDCCPLMATLNEGDPVAAITDHLHPKTKMVVLSHLLWNTGQVLPLAEIAEAVRQHSNNHQPVRILVDAAQSVGSLPLNLTELAVDFYAFTGHKWWCGPEGVGGLYVRPEALESLNPTFIGWRSIVISKSLPYSWQPDGRRYEVATSAYPLYAGLRAAIALHQQWGTPEECYQQIRDLSKYIWQRLAEIPTIKCLRNAPPESGLVSFKLTDKPNHQKLVEFLETQGILVRTINNPDCVRACVHYFTIPGEIDRLVETIQEFDG from the coding sequence ATGTCCAATTTACAGAAAACCAAGGACTCGCTGGAGAGTCATCGCCAGCAATTTCCAGCTTTGGCGAATAAAGCGTATTTCAATTATGGCGGTCAAGGCCCGATGCCCCAAGCGGCTTTGGATGCAATTTACCAGTCGTATGAATACGTGCAGCGTTCGGGGCCATTTTCGACAGAGGTCAACGCTTGGGTTATAAAGGAGGCGAATGAAACCAGAAGCGCGATCGCCAAATCCCTCAACGTTCCGCCGGAAACTATTACTCTAACTGAAGATGTCACCGTAGGCTGCAATATCGCCTTGTGGGGTATCGACTGGCAAACAGGCGATCGCTTACTGATTTCTGACTGCGAACACCCAGGCATTATCGCAACTGTACAGGAACTTCAGCGGCGTTTTGGCATCGAAGTTGACTGCTGTCCCCTAATGGCGACGTTGAACGAAGGCGATCCAGTAGCAGCGATTACCGATCATCTGCACCCGAAAACCAAAATGGTAGTGCTGAGTCATCTTCTGTGGAACACCGGACAAGTCTTACCGCTGGCTGAAATTGCTGAGGCGGTACGCCAGCATTCCAATAATCATCAGCCTGTAAGAATTTTGGTAGATGCGGCTCAATCTGTAGGTTCTTTGCCACTAAATTTAACAGAATTAGCTGTTGACTTTTATGCCTTCACTGGTCACAAATGGTGGTGTGGGCCAGAAGGCGTTGGCGGTCTTTACGTGCGACCGGAAGCCTTAGAAAGCTTAAATCCTACCTTTATTGGTTGGCGCAGCATTGTTATCAGTAAATCTCTACCCTACAGTTGGCAACCGGACGGGCGAAGATATGAAGTAGCAACATCCGCCTATCCACTTTACGCTGGCTTAAGGGCAGCGATCGCGCTGCATCAGCAATGGGGAACTCCAGAGGAATGTTATCAACAAATCCGAGATTTGAGTAAATATATCTGGCAACGTTTAGCTGAAATTCCCACCATCAAATGTCTGCGAAATGCACCACCAGAATCAGGTCTTGTCTCCTTCAAACTTACAGACAAACCAAACCATCAAAAGTTAGTAGAATTTTTGGAAACACAAGGCATACTTGTGAGGACAATCAACAATCCAGACTGCGTTCGCGCCTGCGTTCACTATTTCACCATCCCTGGAGAAATTGATCGCTTAGTTGAAACAATTCAAGAATTTGATGGCTAA
- a CDS encoding glycosyl transferase, translating into MTHPILYVAITNHGFGHAVRAASVAAEVQKLYPEILLILVTTAPRWLLESYITGDFIHRPRAFDIGVVQADSFAMDKATTLEKLREIRAQEKSIIAGEVSFIRQNRVGLILADIPPLAASIGKAAGIPCWMLSNFGWDFIYRAWGGEFLEIADWISECYRGCDRLFRLPFHEPMSAFGNITDVGLTGGNPRHNPDELRAKFGITAPKEQTILLTFGGLGLQEIPYDNLQQFRDWQFVTFDRNSPDFPNLVKIKDQSYRPVDFMPLSGRVVSKPGYSTFAEALRLGVPLVTLTREGFAEAPLLLEGIQNHAYHQILKPAEFFQSNWEFLRQPLLTPRQSQMVATDGTEAIAQTIVSYFQNR; encoded by the coding sequence ATGACCCATCCAATTTTATACGTAGCGATCACGAATCACGGCTTCGGTCATGCAGTCCGGGCGGCATCCGTCGCAGCGGAAGTACAAAAACTGTATCCCGAAATTTTGCTAATTCTAGTAACAACAGCACCGCGCTGGTTGCTAGAATCTTACATTACAGGAGATTTCATCCATCGCCCTCGCGCTTTTGATATTGGGGTTGTGCAAGCTGATAGTTTCGCGATGGACAAAGCCACAACTTTGGAAAAATTGCGAGAGATTCGCGCCCAAGAAAAATCTATAATTGCTGGAGAAGTAAGTTTTATTCGCCAAAATCGAGTAGGTTTAATTTTGGCAGATATTCCCCCTCTAGCAGCATCAATTGGGAAAGCTGCGGGAATTCCTTGTTGGATGCTGAGTAATTTTGGCTGGGATTTTATTTATCGGGCGTGGGGAGGGGAATTTCTGGAAATTGCTGATTGGATTAGCGAATGTTATCGAGGATGCGATCGCTTATTTCGTTTACCCTTCCACGAACCCATGAGTGCTTTTGGCAATATTACAGATGTTGGCTTAACCGGAGGTAATCCCCGCCACAATCCCGACGAACTGCGAGCTAAATTTGGAATTACAGCACCAAAAGAGCAAACCATCTTACTGACTTTCGGCGGCTTAGGTTTGCAAGAAATTCCCTATGACAACTTGCAGCAGTTTCGCGATTGGCAATTCGTCACCTTTGACCGAAATTCGCCCGATTTCCCTAATTTAGTCAAAATTAAAGACCAGTCTTACCGCCCAGTAGATTTTATGCCCCTGTCTGGGCGAGTGGTTTCCAAGCCAGGATATAGCACCTTTGCCGAAGCTTTGCGGCTAGGAGTACCCCTGGTGACGTTAACACGAGAGGGCTTTGCAGAAGCGCCATTGTTACTTGAAGGTATTCAAAATCATGCGTATCATCAAATTCTGAAACCTGCTGAGTTTTTCCAGAGTAACTGGGAGTTTCTGCGTCAACCTTTGCTTACACCCCGCCAGTCTCAGATGGTAGCAACGGATGGAACGGAAGCGATCGCGCAGACCATCGTCAGCTATTTCCAAAATCGTTAA
- a CDS encoding TM0106 family RecB-like putative nuclease: MLLTVEMLRHYQRCSRRAFLDVYGDPIKQDFQNDFRAKLQQDRYALQQTILAGRTYHKPNFPYGDWDAGANATKVLMQQGVELIYRGVLLADFGEAQEYFVETTAETNDQLPPGISLISRPDLLVKQPGQSIFGDWIYVPTDIHLGKRPKQEYQIVAAYHALLLATMQGVLPSQAWLMLRRPNPHFTVNLSKCLPQMQSVCLECIEMLLQEQEPEVFISRHRCNLCPWLNECYGVAKSQQHISLLAGVTPSRYQYLRSLGLTSVELLANADFTELEPVLGEEAAQLLICQAQCAIANQAMPLTSSAQQFTIPKDLLASPIELYFDIEAEPGLDLDYLLGVLVVDRQAKTEMFHPFVAEQPASEGLIWQQFLDLVTAYPQAPIFHFCDYEVLTVKRLAKCYNTPREVRETILSRFVDTHLWVTTTVTMPVESYALKPIAHWLGFEWRDPGANGQLSIYWYDQWLKTGDRTFLDTIIRYNEDDCRATHHLKDWLVNFLQDL, encoded by the coding sequence ATGCTGCTAACTGTTGAGATGCTGCGGCACTACCAACGCTGTAGTCGCCGAGCTTTTTTAGATGTATACGGAGATCCTATCAAACAGGATTTTCAGAATGATTTTCGTGCCAAACTGCAACAGGATCGGTATGCTCTACAGCAAACTATTCTGGCAGGACGAACTTATCATAAACCAAATTTTCCTTACGGAGATTGGGACGCAGGTGCAAATGCCACTAAGGTATTGATGCAACAAGGCGTTGAACTAATTTACCGAGGAGTGCTGCTGGCAGATTTTGGGGAAGCACAGGAGTATTTTGTCGAGACAACGGCGGAAACCAATGACCAATTACCGCCGGGAATTTCTCTAATAAGTCGTCCCGATTTGTTGGTTAAACAACCAGGACAGTCTATCTTTGGAGATTGGATTTACGTCCCCACTGACATTCATCTGGGTAAGCGTCCTAAGCAAGAATATCAAATTGTCGCTGCTTATCACGCTTTGCTACTGGCAACTATGCAGGGAGTTTTGCCGAGTCAAGCTTGGTTAATGTTGCGTCGCCCAAACCCTCACTTTACGGTAAATTTGAGTAAATGCCTGCCTCAGATGCAGTCGGTTTGCCTTGAATGTATCGAAATGCTGCTTCAAGAGCAAGAGCCAGAGGTGTTTATTTCTCGTCATCGGTGCAATCTTTGTCCTTGGTTGAACGAGTGCTATGGCGTGGCGAAATCTCAACAGCACATCTCTTTACTTGCGGGTGTTACGCCTAGCCGCTACCAGTATTTGCGATCGCTTGGACTAACGAGTGTAGAGTTGCTGGCTAATGCTGATTTTACTGAGTTAGAGCCTGTTTTGGGGGAGGAGGCGGCACAATTGTTGATTTGCCAAGCCCAATGCGCGATCGCAAATCAAGCAATGCCTTTGACAAGTTCCGCCCAACAGTTTACTATCCCCAAAGATTTACTCGCTTCCCCCATAGAATTGTATTTTGATATTGAGGCAGAGCCGGGGCTGGATCTTGATTATCTGCTAGGAGTCTTGGTTGTTGATCGCCAAGCCAAAACTGAAATGTTTCATCCCTTTGTAGCAGAACAACCAGCTTCGGAAGGCTTAATCTGGCAACAATTTTTAGATTTGGTGACAGCTTATCCTCAAGCCCCCATTTTCCATTTCTGCGATTACGAAGTCCTGACCGTCAAGCGGCTGGCTAAGTGCTACAACACGCCGCGAGAGGTGAGAGAAACTATTTTGTCCCGCTTTGTTGACACCCATCTGTGGGTAACAACTACGGTAACAATGCCTGTGGAAAGTTACGCCCTCAAACCAATTGCCCATTGGCTAGGCTTTGAGTGGCGCGATCCGGGAGCTAATGGACAGTTGTCAATATATTGGTATGACCAATGGTTGAAAACAGGCGATCGCACTTTCCTTGATACCATTATTCGCTACAACGAAGATGATTGCCGCGCCACCCATCACCTTAAAGATTGGCTGGTAAACTTTTTGCAGGATTTGTAG